The following DNA comes from Winogradskyella sp. PG-2.
GCCCATAAGCGAATACTGTTGCAAAAAAAGTGATTGTAATGATAATGTGGTTGACCTTCATTTTGATTGATTTTGATGGCAAAGTATTAGTTTGACCTAATTTAAAAGTCCATTTTAAATCTTTATTAAGTAAGATTTATCTAAAGTTTAACAACTTTAAGAATATTAAGATTTTTGGTTAAATACTTTTTTAAGTACTAATTTTGATTTCTCAAAAAAATATAAATGCGAACAATAGCAATTGGTGATATACACGGAGGCTTAAAAAGTCTTATTCAACTTTTAAAGAGAGTAAAATTAGATTCTAATGATAAACTGATTTTTGTAGGTGATTATGTAGATGGTTGGAGTGAATCAGCCCAAGTAATCCATTTCTTAATTGAATTAGTTAAAACGAATGATTGTATTTTTATAAAAGGTAACCATGATATTTGGTGTGAACAATGGCTGGCTTCTGGGATTATAAATGACATTTGGTATATGCATGGAGGTAAAGAGACTATAGAAAGTTATAGTGGTTTCTCCAAAGAACAGAAATCAAAGCATTTAGATTTTTTTGAGGCAATGCCCTTGTATCATATTGATTCAGAAAAACGTTTGTTTATACATGCCGGGTTTACTTCGATGCATGGTGTTGAAAGAGAGTATGACAAAGTAGCCTTCTATTTTGATAGAACCTTATGGGAAATGGCATTGACTATGGATAAACGTATAGAAAAAGATTCTAAAATTTATCCTAATCGTTTAAAGCACTATTCCGAAATCTATATTGGTCATACACCTACAATTAATTTTGGTGAAAATCAACCCATGAATGCTGTGAATGTATGGAATATAGATACGGGAGCGGCATTTACAGGGAAATTATCTGCTATTGATATTGAAACAAAAGAAATCTTTCAAAGTGATACTCTGAAAGAATTGTATCCTGATGAAAAGGGAAGAAATAAATAATTAATCTAATATCAGACTTCCTTTCAGTTTAAATTCGTCAGCTATAGCATTTTCTTTCATTTTTTTAAAGAAACTAGGTGAGTTAAACTTTACGCCGTAGATAGTTCTATCTATTGAAATGTTGAATGTCAGTTCTTTATAATCTTCGTCTATTTTGATTGTAAAAGATTCAGTTTTAGAAATATCTTTAATGGTCATGATTCCAGAGATTTTTGCTTTACCATCAGTTAGCGCAACTCCTTTAGAAAGCTGAAAAGTAGCTTCATTATAGGTTTTGACTTCAAAGAAATCTTCGCCTTTTAGATGTTTTTTTAAATCTTTGTTTTCATGATTTAAACTTTTCATATTAATACTAATACGTAAAGATTTTATGGTGTCATTTTCAATTGTAATGTCTCCGCTTTTTACATCTAATGTTCCCGTTAAAGAATAAGCATTGAAAGCAGCTTTACCTGTCCAACTCAATTTACTTTTTTTAATGTTTACTGTTTTGTTTTGCCCAAATGTATATAATGAGATAAAGCAAAAAGTGATTACTGTGGTTATATATTTAATTTTCATAATTAGTTCTTTAAAAGGTTAGATGTTGTATTTATAGTTCCGTAGCCGCAAATGGTGTCTCCGCTTTCATTGACACCAATAAAATACCACATGGCCCAACCTCCAAAGAGTCTTGAATCTATACGCCAATTTTTTGACCATACATAGGGTTCGCCTTGAAGCATGATTTGCTTTTTTGTTCCAAAGTTTTTATCTAAATCTTTAAGGTCATAAGATTTACGAAGATTCCATTGGTCATTATAAAATAAGTAGGCTCCATACTCGATGATTTTTACCTCACTCTTTTTAGATAAAATTGCAGTGGCATGTTTCCAATAGTATTTGTCTTTTATTTTGATAGGATCATTTTCTTTTGGAAAGTGAATCACTTCAATTTCGACTTCTAGATTTTTTAACTTTTCTGGTACAGACTCATTTTCTGGAGTTCCGTAATCGACTTGCCCAATAGCGAATTGAAATAGAATTAGTAATAAAAATGTAATTTTTGTTTTCATCTTAATACGAGTTTATCATTGATGAAACAAAGATGGTGTAATACCTATTGCAAGTCGACTCGATTATAGATTTGAGATCTT
Coding sequences within:
- a CDS encoding metallophosphoesterase family protein translates to MRTIAIGDIHGGLKSLIQLLKRVKLDSNDKLIFVGDYVDGWSESAQVIHFLIELVKTNDCIFIKGNHDIWCEQWLASGIINDIWYMHGGKETIESYSGFSKEQKSKHLDFFEAMPLYHIDSEKRLFIHAGFTSMHGVEREYDKVAFYFDRTLWEMALTMDKRIEKDSKIYPNRLKHYSEIYIGHTPTINFGENQPMNAVNVWNIDTGAAFTGKLSAIDIETKEIFQSDTLKELYPDEKGRNK
- a CDS encoding YceI family protein, whose translation is MKIKYITTVITFCFISLYTFGQNKTVNIKKSKLSWTGKAAFNAYSLTGTLDVKSGDITIENDTIKSLRISINMKSLNHENKDLKKHLKGEDFFEVKTYNEATFQLSKGVALTDGKAKISGIMTIKDISKTESFTIKIDEDYKELTFNISIDRTIYGVKFNSPSFFKKMKENAIADEFKLKGSLILD